A region of the Campylobacter cuniculorum DSM 23162 = LMG 24588 genome:
CGCTTAAAACTCGATCAATGGGTTGATCAAAATGGGCAAAATCGTAGTAAGCATAGCGTTCAAGTTGAAAATATGGAAATGTTAGGTTCTAATCCCAATTCACAAGAAAATTCTGCTTATGCTCAAACTCATCAGCAAAGCTTTGAACCCTATAAAAATCAAAATTCTAAAGCAAAAACGCAAACCCAGCAAAAAAATCAAAATGAAGAAAAAATCAAAGAAATTGATGTTGATGCCTATGATGGCGACGACAGCGATTTACCATTTTAATTTTAAAGGATAAATTATGGCAGAAAAAAGAAAATACTCACGCAAATATTGCAAATATACAGAGGCAAAAGTTGAATTTATAGATTATAAAGATGTAGCAATGCTTAAACACGCTCTTTCAGAGAGATTTAAGATTATGCCACGTCGTTTGACAGGAACGAGTAAAAAATATCAAGAAATGGTTGAAGTTGCGATTAAAAGGGCAAGACATGTGGCATTGATTCCTTATATTGTTGATAGGAAAAATGTAGTGAATAATCCTTTTGAAGGGCTTTAAACTTTACTTGTTTGTGGTAAAATTTCAAAACCTTAAAAATGAATGCTTAGCTTAAGTCTTTAATTTTTAGGGTTTATAAAAATTTTCTTTAGGATATATGAAGCTTTTTTGATTGATAAAAATTTCTTCATTGACTCCTTTATTAGAATTAAGAGCCACGCTAATATTTGCAATGATAACCCCATCTTTTGAAAGATTTGCATCCTTGTTAAGCTCTGTGAATTTAAAATTCTCACAAGTTGCAATAGCATAAAAATAATCAATTCTTATTGTATCGTTTGATTTAGGATAATGAAAGCTCACAGAATTAAGACATTCTTTATTTTCTTTTTTGGCTCTATACAGAAAATATTTAGCAAGTTCTTTAGAATCATGGGCTAGAATCTTAGCTTGTAAATACAAATGCGTGTCTTTGAGCAAACGCGGGGCATAGCTTGATAAATTCAAATTAAAACCGAGATAAAATCCAAGCAAAAGGATCAAAAAAACGACATTCAATAAAATATAGGCTTTCTTCACAGATAAAGCCTTTTTTGTAAGCATTGATTGAAAGTTCCTTTTTGCATACAAATTTTCAAAATTAAATTTCCAGCCCTATTTTGAAATTCAAAAACACTTACATTTTGAGCTAAAATTCCACTTTGTTTGAGTGAATCATTGTGAAATTTTGGACGCAGTTCATATTCAATCTTCGTATTTTTTAAAATCAAATCAAGTCTGGCTTCCAAGGGAAGAAAAATTCCTACAAAATCAGCTTTTACATTTTTATCACTTAAAATTTGCAAGGTTTTAACTTCATCTTGAACTAAAACATAAAGCCTTTTTTCATCATCTTTAAATAAATCTTTACGATTTTGTAAGATTTTTAAAAATTGACTTTTAGGAGAATAAAGGCTGGTGTTATTATCCAAAGTTAAAGTGGAGTTCATTAAATAAGCCTTGTAATTGCTGTCTAAATCCAAAATATTTTCCTCATCCCTTAACAAACAAGTTAAAGCATTTGGAGATATTTGTATTTTAAGGCATTTGGATAAAATTTTTTCTGTATTGAGCAGGGCTTGATTTAAATCTAAAAGCATTTGATGGCTTTCTGAAATTTTAAGATTAAAATGATAATTTTCTTTTAAGGTTTTACTTATTAAAACAAATAAAAGAGCAAAAATCACACAAGAAAAAGTGAATTCTAGCAAAGTAAAAGCTTTTTTCATTGAAAATAAACACTATAATTTTGGTCTAAAATTTTTAAACTCTTTAGTTCAAATGCTTCATCTTTTGCTATTTCTTCGCCGATATTTAAGGAATTTAAACCCGAAATTTTGAGTTCATAAATTTTGAAATTTGAATTTTGATTGAGTTTTTCTTCTAAAATATAAAGATTCTCGAGCAATTTTAAGGGCTCGTAATTTTTATAAATTTGCTCATAATACAAAGAAAAACTTGAAAAAATCACAGCTAAAATCACCACAGAAATGATAATTTCTATCAGTGAAAAAGCTTTTTTCATTCAGAGCTTCGGTCTATAGCTTCAATAAAAGCTGCACGCACGGCTTTTTCTTCTAAGGCTTTAATGCCTTTTATCGTTACACCTGCTGGAGAGCAAATATTTTCTTTAATCAAAGCAGGATGCTCATGTTTTAAAAGAGCATTAACACTTTCAAAAAGCCCTTGAGTTAAATTAAGGCTTAAATCCTTTGTCAAACCTTTATAAACCCCTCCTTCAGCAATGCTTTGAGCCACTAAGGCTAAAAAAGCAGGGGCACAACCGCTGATTGCCATTGCAGCATTCATTTGTGAAGAATCACTTAATTCATAAGCCTTACCAAAAGTATTGAGTAAATTGAGAATCTCATCTTTAAATTTTGAATTTTTAAGGATATAAGGGGTTGTGGAGGCTTTGTATCTTGCAGCAATATTTGGCATAATTCTTATAGTGTTTTTTGCCTTGATGCATTCTAATTCTTTAAAATCTGTATTTGCTAAAACAGATATTAAAATTTTAGCCTCACCCTTTAAAATTTGAGCCACATTTTTGAGTGCATAGGGTTTAAAAGCTAAAATAACCACCTTAGATTCTAAATCAAAATCCTCATAAAGCAAGGTTTTAAAGCCTTGCTCTTTTAAAATTTTAAGCTTTGATTTATCGCGTCCAACTATAAAAACTTCATATTTATCACGCAAACCATAAGCTAAAGCACTTGCCATTGCTCCATTTGCAAGTATATACACTTTTGGCATTATTTTTTATCTGTATCCTTTTTATTCATATATTTAGAAATTTTATCTGCCTGAAAAAAGTCTGGATAATTCACTGTGTCTAAAATGACTTGAACCATAAAATTATTGTCTTTATTGATAATAATGGGTGCTAAGAAATTCACAGTTGATTCTTCTATGGTTTCAGCAAGAGCCACTATATTATAAACAACATAATTTGAATTTGGTGTTAATGAGAGCAATTCTTGATAATAAGCCGGTATGTCAAAATCATAATCGGGTCGAATCAAAAAAGGATTGATAAGAACGAAAGAAAAATCTTTTCCATCAAGACTTTTAAGTCTTAAAAAGACCTCATCGATAGTTGAAAATTCCATCTTTTTAGTTTCTTCAAAACCCAAAATAGGACACTTAACCTCTAAGGTTATTTTTTCTTCACTCATTTTTTACTCCTTGTAAATCTTTGATGGGTTATTATATCACAAAGAATAAAATAATCATTTAATTTTTTTAAAAAATTTATTTTGTTTATGAAATTTTATTAAAATTTAACCAAAAAATAATTTAAAATCGTTAAAATTAATATTTTAATTTATTCACAATAAAGGTTATATTTTTATGAAAAAACATATCTTTTTGGCTTTTTGTATAGGAATTTTTCTTGCTGCGTGTAGTGCTAAAGATTCAGAAGAGCTCTATAATTTAAATGCTACGCAGTGGTATAAACAGATCATTAAAGATTTGCAAAATAAAGATTTAGAAAAAGCCGACACTCATTATGGCGGAATGGCAAGTGAGCATGTTGCAGACCCTTTACTTGAAACCATTCTTATTATTTTAGCTCAAGCTCATATGGATGAAGAAGAATACGAACTTGCCGAGTTTTATCTTGATGAATATAATAAAAAATTTGGAAATTCAAGAAATGTTGATTATATACGTTATTTAAAAATCAAAGCTAAATTCGATGCCTTTGCTTTACCAAACCGCAATCAAGCCTTAATGCTTAAGAGTCAAAAGGAGATTGATTCTTTCTTGCAGGATTATCCTCACACTCAATACGAACCCTTAGTCCAAACTATGCTTACTAAATTCAATCTTGCTGTGTTTTATCTTGATGACACTATATCTGATTTGTATCAAAGAATCGGTAAAGAAGAGAGTTATAAAATTTACCAAAAAAGATTAGAAGAGTCTGAATTTTTTGATAAGAGCATTATTGAACCTGAACTTCCTTGGTATAGAAGTATATTTGAAAAATTTTAAGGACAAATAATGGAAATTGAAGAATTAATAGAATACCCCTCTAAACTTCCTGTTTTAGTTGAAGATGAGCTTTTTTTATATCCTCCTATGATTACGCCGATTTTTATCAACGATACTCAAAATATGAGTGCTTTAGAGCTTAGCATTAAAAATGGTTCTATGCTTTTTGTCGCTCCTTCTCAATCCGGAAATGGTAGAAATTTCGATGAAATTTATGATTGTGGTGTGATAGGGGGCATTATGCGTAAGGTGCCTTTACCTGATGGACGCGTAAAAATTCTTTTTCAAGCTTATGCTAAGGGGAGGATTGTTGAAAGAATTTCAAACAAACCTTTAGAAGCAAGAATTGAACTTATTAAAGATGAACCCTTAGATGAAACTAAAAAACACGCTTTGCTCGATGTTTTAAGAGAACATATAAGAGTTTTGGCTAATATAAGTCCTTATTTTTCTCCCGATTTGCTAAGAACAATTGATGAAGAAATGGACGCTTCGAAAATTTGCGATTTGATTTTAAATACGATAAGAATCAAAAAACAAGATGCTTATGAATTTTTCATCTTAACAAATCTTGAGAAAAAACTTTTAAAATTGATTGATTTAATTGTCGATGAAATTGAAGCAAATACAATCAAAAAAGAGATTAAAAACAAGGTGCATTCAAGGATTGACAAGGTTAATAAAGAATATTTTTTAAAAGAACAGCTCAGACAAATTCAAAAAGAACTTGGGAGTGATACTCAAAAAGAAGATGAAATCAAAGAATATTACAAAAAACTAGAACTTAAAAAGAATTTTATGCACGAAGATGCGTATAAAGAAGTTAAAAAGCAAATTGAAAAATTCGAAAGAATTCATCAAGATAATTCTGAAACCTCAATGATACAAACCTACATAGAAACAGCTCTTGATGTGCCTTTTGAAAAAATTTCTAAGAAAAAACTTGACATTAAAGAGGTGAGCAAACAACTCAATCTTGATCATTATGCATTAAACAAACCTAAGGCTCGTATAGAAGAATATTTTGCGGTACGTGAGCTTTTAGAAAAAAGAAAAATTGCCGATAAGGACGGAGCTAAGGTGATTCTCTGCCTTTATGGACCTCCGGGCGTGGGAAAAACTTCTCTTGCAAATTCTGTTGCTAAAGCTTTAAAAAGAGAACTCATACGTATAGCTTTAGGAGGGCTTGAAGATGTTAATGAACTTAGAGGACACAGACGTACTTATATCGGGGCAATGCCCGGACGCATTACGCAGGGACTCATTGAGGCTAAACAAATCAATCCTGTCATAGTCTTAGATGAGATTGATAAATTAAGTCGTAGTTTTAGAGGAGATCCTAGTGCAGTGCTTTTAGAGATTTTAGACCCTGAACAAAATTCTAAATTTAGGGATTATTATCTTAATTTTAACTTAGATTTAAGCAAGGTGATTTTTATCGCTACGGCAAATGATATTAGCAATATCCCAAGTGCTTTAAGAGATAGAATGGAATTTATTGAATTAAGCTCTTACACACCGGGCGAAAAATTCCATATTGCTAAAAAATATCTTATTCCAAGTGAGCTTAAAAAACATGGTTTAAAAGCTACGGAATTTAAACTTGATGATAAGACCTTAGAGCTTATAATCAGTGATTATACTCGAGAATCGGGTGTGAGGAATTTGCGTCGTAAAATTGCACAATTGTGTCGCAAAAGTGCTAAAAAACTCTTGCTTGAAGAATGCAAGAAGGTTGTCATTGATGCTAAAAATTTAAATGACTTTTTAGATAAAAAAGTCTATGAGCCTCAAAAACTTGATTTTAAAGATAAAATAGGACAAGTCAATGGTTTAGCCTGGACTCCTGTGGGCGGAGATGTGCTTAGAATTGAAGCTGTAAAAATTAAGGGCAAAGGAGAACTAACCCTAACCGGAAGTTTAGGTGATGTGATGAAAGAGTCTGCTAAAATCGCTTTTAGCGTCATAAAAGTTCTAATCGATGAAGGTAAAATTAAAATTCCTAAGAAACTGATTTTAGATACAAAAAGCAATGTTTATGACCAATACAATCTTCATATCCACGTCCCTGATGGTGCTACTCCAAAAGATGGTCCAAGTGCAGGCATTACTATTAGCACAGCATTAGCTTCTATTTTTAGTTCTAAAGCTGTAAAAAATGATGTAGCAATGACGGGAGAAATTGATTTGGCTGGGAGAGTTTTACCTATAGGAGGATTAAAAGAAAAACTCATCGCTGCATATAAAGCCGATATAAAAACAGCCTTGATTCCAAAAAAGAATTATGAAAGAGATTTAAAAGACATTCCTAATGAAATTCAAAATGGTATGAAAATCATTCCCGTAGAGCATCTTAGCGAGGTTTTGCAATATGCTTTAGTTTAATACTGATTAAAAAATCAGATATATTTTATCTTCGCATAAAAACAAAGCGATTAAAATTGAGGTAATATTTAGATTATGCGATATTTTTTATATTCGTTGTTTAAAAGCAAAAGAAGTTAAATCAAGAGAATATAAATATATCTAAAAATATTAAATACAAAATTTATGTAATGGCATATTAAAGAATGATAAAAACAAAAATAAGCAATTTATTTATAAAAAAACATTTATATTAATTAAGAATATATTGAATAAAATATAATATTTTGTATTATAAAAACTTGATTAAATCTGAAATAATATTATTTTATTATTTCTATGATTTTAACTATAAAATCCAAAATTTCCCATTATGATTAAGCCAATTTTTATTTTTAAAAGATATAATTTATTTATTAATAATTTTTATTAATTAAGGAGAAAATAATGAAAAAATTAACCAATGATTTTGGAAATTTTGTTGCTGACAATCAAAATTCAATGAGTGCCGGAGCTCAAGGACCTCTTTTAATGCAAGATTATATCTTACTTGAAAAACTCGCCCATCAAAACCGCGAAAGGATTCCGGAAAGAACAGTGCATGCTAAGGGAAGTGCAGCTTATGGAGAGCTTAAAATTACAGCAGATCTTTCTAAATACACCAAAGCAAAAGTTTTGCAAATGGGTGAAGTGACTCCGCTCATACTTCGTTTTTCTACCGTTGCTGGAGAAGCTGGAGCTGCTGATGCTGAAAGAGATGTGAGAGGTTTTGCCATCAAATTTTATACCAAAGAGGGAAATTGGGATTTAGTGGGGAATAATACTCCAACCTTTTTCATTCGCGACGCCTATAAATTTCCTGATTTTATCCACACACAAAAACGCGACCCTAGAACGCATTTAAGAAGCAATAATGCTGCTTGGGATTTTTGGACTCTATGTCCTGAAAGTTTGCATCAAGTTACCATTTTAATGAGCGATAGAGGAATTCCTGCAAGTTATCGCCATATGCACGGATTTGGAAGCCATACTTATAGTCTTATCAATGATAAAAATGAAAGGTTTTGGGTGAAATTTCATTTTAAAACCAAACAAGGGATTAAAAATCTCACAAACGCAGAAGCACAAGCGATCATTGCAAAAGACAGAGAGAGTCATCAAAGAGATTTGGTTGAAGCTATTGATAGAGGAGATTTTCCAAAATGGAAAGTTCAAATTCAAATTTTAGCTGAAAATGAAGGGGATAAACTCGGTTTTAATCCTTTTGATTTAACCAAAATTTGGCCTCATAGTATTGTGCCTCTTATGGATATTGGTGAAATGGTGCTTAATAAAAATGTTGAGAATTATTTCAACGAGGTTGAACAAGCCGCTTTTAGTCCGAGCAATATAGTGCCCGGAATTGGCTTTAGTCCGGATAAAATGCTTCAAGCTAGAATTTTTAGCTATCCTGATGCTCAAAGATATAGGATAGGCACAAACTACCATTTACTTCCTGTTAATCGTGCTAGAAGTGAGGTTAATACCTATAATGTTGCGGGGGCGATGAATTTTGATAGCTATAAAAATGGTAGTGCTTATTATGAACCAAATAGTTATGCACAAAGTCCAAAAGAAGATAAAAGCTATCTTGAGCCGAATTTAAATTTAGAAGGTGATGCCCAAAGATACAAAGCTCTTGATGATGATTTTTACACGCAACCAAGAGCCTTGTTTCATTTAATGAATCAAAACCAAAAAGAACAGCTTTTTAGCAATATCGCTGCTTCTATGGAAGGTGTGGATTCTACAATCATCGATAGGGCTTTAGAACATTTTGAAAAAATTTCGCCTGATTATAAAGAGGGTGTTAAAAAAGCACTTCAAAAATAATTTTTTTCTGCCCAAAAGGGCAGTAAATTAAAGGATGAATAATGGAAATTTTAAGTTTAGAAGAAGAAAAAAGATTTGCAGAACTTTGCAATATGGCATTTGATTTTGCAAGAAATGATGAATGTGAAAATTTAGAAATTATGATTAAAGCGGGATTGAATGTTAATTTAAAAACACAAAAAGGCGACACGCTTTTAATGCTTGCGAGCTATAATAATTCTTTAAAAACAGCTCAAATGCTTTTAGAAAATGGTGCAAGAGTTGATGAAAAAAATGATAGGGGACAAACTCCTTTAGCAGGTGTTTGTTTTAAGGGGCATTTACAAATGTGCGAACTCTTGGTAAAACATGGAGCAAATATCAATGAAAACAATGGCTTAGGGATGACTCCTTATACTTTTGCTATCATGTTTGGACGCAAAGAAGTGGCAGAATTTTTACTCAATCATTCTAAAAAAAGCTTGATGAAAAGAATTGCATTGAAAATTTTAAAAATTTTAAAAAATGACAAAAAAATAGCTAAGAATTTTGATAAAAAATAATAAAACAAAATATTTTAAATATATTTTTTCAATGAAAATCTTTATAAACAATCTTTTTTAAAGTCAATTTTTCAATCTTTGGTTCATTGCTTTTTTGTTTTTAATGATTGTTAATAACTCAGCTATTTTTAATATTTTTTTGTTACCATTTATTCTTATTTTTACATATATTTTTATAAAAAGAATTCTTAAAAAATATAAATAGGAATAAAAATGCAAAAATTTCAAAATTCAAGACAGAATGCTAAGTATATACAAAAGGGTGATAAATATGAAGAACTTGTAGCAAAATATTATAGAGACCAAGGCTACATCGTTTTTAAAAATAGCTTATTAGGGCAGCAAGATGGCGGACTTGATTTGATTGCTTTTCACCAAAATCACACTTTACTCATACAATGCAAAAACTATACTCAAAACACTCAATTTAAACTCAAAAAAGAAAATATGGAAATGATTATAAAGAATCTTGATGAATTTAAGAAAAATCATCTTTTTTATCCCCATTCAAATTATGAGGTTAAATTTATGCTTGTTGTTTCCTCGCCCTGTGTAGAATTTGAAACTTTTAAAGCTTATAATAAAAAACGTATAGAAATTATCGAACTTCCTATTTCAGATAATGGAGAATTCATTGATACAGAAAAAACAAAGAAAAATAAAATTCAAACTTAAATCACTTCAGATTCCATTCAAGCTCATAATTTAAAGGTTTTTACAAGATTTATTTTAATTCTTTAAAATGAAAATATCATCTTTTTTATCAACTTTTATTAAAATTCTAAAATACGTCTAAAATAATGGATTTTTCATATTATATAAATGAAGCAAATTTCAAAAAAACTAAATTTCTAATGATTGCTTTATTGATACATTATATTTTTTAGATTTCAATACAAGTTAAGCTATCAATTTAATTGCCTTTAAAAGCTTTGAATAAAATAAAGCAAAGGGTTTTATAAATAAACTCCTTTTAAGTTTATTTTGTTAGAATTTTAATTTTTGCGGGAATAGCTCAGGGGTAGAGCACAACCTTGCCAAGGTTGGGGTCGCGAGTTCGAATCTCGTTTCCCGCTCCATACTTCTTTCTTTGCCCGGGTGGTGGAATTGGTAGACACAAGGGACTTAAAATCCCTCGGAATTTTTCTTCCGTGCCGGTTCAAGTCCGGCCTCGGGCACCATAACTCAAGGCGACATAGCCAAGCGGTAAGGCATGGGCCTGCAAAGCCTTGATCTCCGGTTCGAATCCGGATGTCGCCTCCAAAGGCAAACTTAAAAATTATACTCGGGAGATGGCTGAGTGGTCGAAAGCGGCGGTCTTGAAAACCGTTGAGGGTCACACCTCCGGGGGTTCGAATCCCTCTCTCCCGGCCACTTTCTTCAATGACAGCTGATTTCATTTTGCTTAAAAAATTTGTTGAAATGACCACGATTTGACTTGACTTGACTTTTTTTTTTTTTTGATATAATGGCTTCTTTTTTAAAAAAATATTTAATGAAAGGGGTTATAAATGGAAACGTATGTTTTATCTTCAAATTTATTCGCATTTTGTCGAAATCGTTGCTGGATTTGCTGGATTTGCGGTGGTGATAAAGCCCATATAGTAGAAACTATTCATCGTTATATAGGGGACTATACACATAATATATTTGAATTGTGCATATGTCAAGGGTGTTATTATAAATATACTTACACAAAAGAGGAAATTAAGGATATTATAAAAAGGGATATTATTAAAGACAGACATGATGATTGTTGTGGTGACAAGTGCATCGAAGATAGAATAATCGATCATTGCTTAAAACAAATAACATACTCCGGTAAAAATATAGAACTCTTCATTTATTTAATTTTCAAAAAACTAGAAAGTTTTAACTATGATTTCAATCCCGAAAAATACCCTTTTGAGAGATTTGTTGATATGATTAAAGAAATAGATTTTAAACGCAATGCACTTTCTAAAGGAAATGATGAATTGTTAAGCTCCTATGGTTTTAACCCTAAAAAAATGTGTGATGAAGAAAAAGCTCTTATTCTCAACCGGTAAGGCAATGAATGATTTTTGTTTTGGATATGGATGGAACCTTGATAGACAGCAATGAAGCAAATTTTCTTTCTTATAAAGATGCCTATGAATCGATTCTTAAAGAAAATTTTACTTTAGAATATAATCATTCAAGATTCACATTTAAAGATTTGAAAAAATATTTTCCCCATTTAACTCCAAAACAAAAACAACAAATCAAAGAAGAAAAGACACGTTTATACGCTCAATATCTCTCATACACAAAAATCAATCAAAATTTACTCAATCATATTTTAAAATTCATCAAAACCCATAAAATCTTTTTATGCACTAATGCTGCAAAACAAAGGGTTGAAATGATTGTAAAATATCATCATTTGGACTTTTTATCGGGAATATATTGCAATGAAAGCGACAATAAATTTTTAAATTTTTTAAAGCATTATAATTTTGATGCCAAAGATATTATTGTTTTTGAAAATGATGACTCACAAATTTCTTGTGCCTTACAAGCGGGTGTCTTAAAACAAAATATTATAAAAATAGGAATGTGCTATGAAACGACTTAAAGAATTTTTTATAGAGGCATGTTATTTTGGCGAAAACGTTAAGGTTAAAGTCTGTTATCATAAAGACTATATAAGTTATGGAGCCAAAGGCAATCCGGACTTTTTGGTTACACTTAAAAATTGGCATAGAGATAAAAAATATAAAGAATTGATTAAAGCAAAAAATGAAGCGAAAAGTTATATCTATGATATTTTAAAACGATTGAAAAAAGCATATACTATATGTGTTGTTCCTAGAAAATATATAGATAAAGATGAAAAGCAAAGTTTTTTTAGAAAAGCTGTAGAAGAAGTTGTCAATGGATTAAGACGCGAGGGCAGTCCTATTATATTTGATGATATATTTGATGATATATTTGATATCGAAGATGAATTACTATTTACACAAGATGTAATATTGATTAATGATATTTATACTAAAAATACTGATATTATAGAAAATTGCGTTTGCAACCTTCTTAGGCGTGAAGCAAGTAGCGTTGGGGTTTATTGTATTGCAAAAACTAAGGAACCTAATTGTTATAAGAGTGATGAGTGTTGTGAAGATCCTTATGAATATAAAAATTTTAAAATAGGCGATGAATTTGATCAAGCAATGCTTGATAAATTAGATTATAGTGGTGATTGTTACTTGGATTATTATTATTATGATGATGAGAGGAAAGATATTATGTGGTTTCGTGATTATACTGCAAATGGTAGATTACAGAGATATATAGATTATTTAAAAGGGTTCAGTGAATTACTTTATGAACTCACAGCTTATGAACTCACAGCAGAAAATGAAGAATATAGAGTATTATTAAAAAGATATATAGAAAAATTAAAACAAAGCCTAAAAAATTTAGAAGAAGAAGATACGAATGCGGTAGATGAAGAACATATAGAATTATTAAGACAAGATATAAAACAAACAAAACGAAAGATAAAACAATTAGAACGTTTTTTTGAAATGATAGATACTTATGTAAAAAATAATAGTCCTAAAGAAAAGAAAGTAAGTTGGGAAGAATATATAGAAAACTTCATAGCTACTGAAGCAGAAAAATATAAAAATAATAAACCTACTAGAGAAGATGATGACAGCGATTTACCTTTTTAATGAAATTAAATCAATCAATACACAAAAGGAGTTAAAATGGAAGAATTAAAATCATTCGATATAGAAACAAATGGTTTTTTAAGGAAAGAAAGTGTCTGTGGCTGGTACCATAGAGACTATACAAACTATAAGCTTGAAGGCAATCCGGACTTTTTGGTTACACTTAAAAACACAAGTTTTCAAGACGGACAACCTCATCAGAATGAAGAGACGTTAAATCGAGCAAAAGATGAAGCGAAAAGTTATATCTATGATATTTTAAAACGATTAGAAAAAACATATACTATATGTGTTGTTCCTCGATCAAAAGCAAATTTTACAGAAAAGCAGCTCTATTTTAGAAAAGCGGTAAAAGAAGTTGTCAATGAATTAAGACGCGAGGGCAGTCCTATTATAGATGGGACGGATTTTATTCAAAGGCATACAAATACCAGAACAACTCATTTAAGCAAAAAAGGATTTGACAAAGAAGGAAAAATGCCTTATGTGGGAATTACCTTAGAGACTTGCGATATTGATGATAGAGTAAAAGGTTGTGATATAATTTTAATTGACGATATTTATACTAAAACTGCTAATGTTATAGAAGATTGCGTTCAAGCTCTTTTTGATAAGGGAGCAAAAAGAGTTG
Encoded here:
- a CDS encoding single-stranded DNA-binding protein; this translates as MFNKVVLVGNLTRDIELRYAQSGSAIGVSGIAVTRKFNVNGEKREETCFIDIAFYGRTAEIANQYLSKGSKVLVEGRLKLDQWVDQNGQNRSKHSVQVENMEMLGSNPNSQENSAYAQTHQQSFEPYKNQNSKAKTQTQQKNQNEEKIKEIDVDAYDGDDSDLPF
- the rpsR gene encoding 30S ribosomal protein S18; the encoded protein is MAEKRKYSRKYCKYTEAKVEFIDYKDVAMLKHALSERFKIMPRRLTGTSKKYQEMVEVAIKRARHVALIPYIVDRKNVVNNPFEGL
- a CDS encoding type II secretion system protein, whose amino-acid sequence is MKKAFSLIEIIISVVILAVIFSSFSLYYEQIYKNYEPLKLLENLYILEEKLNQNSNFKIYELKISGLNSLNIGEEIAKDEAFELKSLKILDQNYSVYFQ
- a CDS encoding pyrroline-5-carboxylate reductase, translated to MPKVYILANGAMASALAYGLRDKYEVFIVGRDKSKLKILKEQGFKTLLYEDFDLESKVVILAFKPYALKNVAQILKGEAKILISVLANTDFKELECIKAKNTIRIMPNIAARYKASTTPYILKNSKFKDEILNLLNTFGKAYELSDSSQMNAAMAISGCAPAFLALVAQSIAEGGVYKGLTKDLSLNLTQGLFESVNALLKHEHPALIKENICSPAGVTIKGIKALEEKAVRAAFIEAIDRSSE
- the fliW gene encoding flagellar assembly protein FliW, with translation MTLEVKCPILGFEETKKMEFSTIDEVFLRLKSLDGKDFSFVLINPFLIRPDYDFDIPAYYQELLSLTPNSNYVVYNIVALAETIEESTVNFLAPIIINKDNNFMVQVILDTVNYPDFFQADKISKYMNKKDTDKK
- the bamD gene encoding outer membrane protein assembly factor BamD, with translation MKKHIFLAFCIGIFLAACSAKDSEELYNLNATQWYKQIIKDLQNKDLEKADTHYGGMASEHVADPLLETILIILAQAHMDEEEYELAEFYLDEYNKKFGNSRNVDYIRYLKIKAKFDAFALPNRNQALMLKSQKEIDSFLQDYPHTQYEPLVQTMLTKFNLAVFYLDDTISDLYQRIGKEESYKIYQKRLEESEFFDKSIIEPELPWYRSIFEKF
- the lon gene encoding endopeptidase La, with the translated sequence MEIEELIEYPSKLPVLVEDELFLYPPMITPIFINDTQNMSALELSIKNGSMLFVAPSQSGNGRNFDEIYDCGVIGGIMRKVPLPDGRVKILFQAYAKGRIVERISNKPLEARIELIKDEPLDETKKHALLDVLREHIRVLANISPYFSPDLLRTIDEEMDASKICDLILNTIRIKKQDAYEFFILTNLEKKLLKLIDLIVDEIEANTIKKEIKNKVHSRIDKVNKEYFLKEQLRQIQKELGSDTQKEDEIKEYYKKLELKKNFMHEDAYKEVKKQIEKFERIHQDNSETSMIQTYIETALDVPFEKISKKKLDIKEVSKQLNLDHYALNKPKARIEEYFAVRELLEKRKIADKDGAKVILCLYGPPGVGKTSLANSVAKALKRELIRIALGGLEDVNELRGHRRTYIGAMPGRITQGLIEAKQINPVIVLDEIDKLSRSFRGDPSAVLLEILDPEQNSKFRDYYLNFNLDLSKVIFIATANDISNIPSALRDRMEFIELSSYTPGEKFHIAKKYLIPSELKKHGLKATEFKLDDKTLELIISDYTRESGVRNLRRKIAQLCRKSAKKLLLEECKKVVIDAKNLNDFLDKKVYEPQKLDFKDKIGQVNGLAWTPVGGDVLRIEAVKIKGKGELTLTGSLGDVMKESAKIAFSVIKVLIDEGKIKIPKKLILDTKSNVYDQYNLHIHVPDGATPKDGPSAGITISTALASIFSSKAVKNDVAMTGEIDLAGRVLPIGGLKEKLIAAYKADIKTALIPKKNYERDLKDIPNEIQNGMKIIPVEHLSEVLQYALV
- a CDS encoding catalase — its product is MKKLTNDFGNFVADNQNSMSAGAQGPLLMQDYILLEKLAHQNRERIPERTVHAKGSAAYGELKITADLSKYTKAKVLQMGEVTPLILRFSTVAGEAGAADAERDVRGFAIKFYTKEGNWDLVGNNTPTFFIRDAYKFPDFIHTQKRDPRTHLRSNNAAWDFWTLCPESLHQVTILMSDRGIPASYRHMHGFGSHTYSLINDKNERFWVKFHFKTKQGIKNLTNAEAQAIIAKDRESHQRDLVEAIDRGDFPKWKVQIQILAENEGDKLGFNPFDLTKIWPHSIVPLMDIGEMVLNKNVENYFNEVEQAAFSPSNIVPGIGFSPDKMLQARIFSYPDAQRYRIGTNYHLLPVNRARSEVNTYNVAGAMNFDSYKNGSAYYEPNSYAQSPKEDKSYLEPNLNLEGDAQRYKALDDDFYTQPRALFHLMNQNQKEQLFSNIAASMEGVDSTIIDRALEHFEKISPDYKEGVKKALQK
- a CDS encoding ankyrin repeat domain-containing protein, producing the protein MEILSLEEEKRFAELCNMAFDFARNDECENLEIMIKAGLNVNLKTQKGDTLLMLASYNNSLKTAQMLLENGARVDEKNDRGQTPLAGVCFKGHLQMCELLVKHGANINENNGLGMTPYTFAIMFGRKEVAEFLLNHSKKSLMKRIALKILKILKNDKKIAKNFDKK